The Natator depressus isolate rNatDep1 chromosome 18, rNatDep2.hap1, whole genome shotgun sequence genomic interval GGGTTGGGTCAAGTCCTGTCTCTGAGGGGCAGAAGGTTCCGGAACAGGGTGGTTGGAGAGCAAGCTGGGCCTGGCCTCCTGCTTCAGACTGTTGGCTCTCACCACAACATCATGGAATGCCCGTGTTTGCACCCAGGCCGCCCCTCCACCCTAACACCCCACCCCGCTCCCGGCCCTGGTGCTACcagctcccctgccctgagctgggcTGTGGCAGACCTGATGCAGCTGCTGGGTTGCCGGTTGCCCATCTCTGACTTACAGCTTTGTATACGCATCTTTTTtataaaaattgaaattaaaaaaacaatatttGGGCACCTTAATAGATGTGGCCAGAGTTTCAAAGGTGCTCAGCTTCTGCAGGCCCCGTGGACTTCAATGGCAAGTGTAGGCACACAGCTTTTCTGTACAGGGGCATAAATATGGAGTTAGAGGCCTAATTTTAGGTACCGAGGCTGGAATTTATAAAGGGATCTATTTACTAGTCTATACACAGGTTAAATCAAGGCACCCCCCCTAATGTGGGCACAGTTAATACTCAGACTGAGATTTACAAAGGAGTCTAAAATCAggctcccaactcccactgaatgtcaatgggatttgagcACCTAacactcaggtgcttttgaaaatcccagctgaagGCTCAAAAACATTGGCCGTAATAtcctaataaaaaaaattgtataataAGCATTAATCTTTTCTTAGAATGCAGGACATTGGTGATCCTAAGTAGTTCGGCATTAATGCATGGTTTTGCTTTATTATAAACTCTAGGGTCTCTTATTTTTTCAGTTGTGCTGTAAAATTTTATATTACTTCCAAGACTTTAATTCTAATTCTCTTATACATCCTGCATTTTATAATTTACTTACCATGCAAAAGTCAGGTCAGCTGCAGCTCCTGGTCATCAGTGAAATAGTCTATTTTACCTAGTTTCCCTAATGAGCAGACCATGGTACAGAAAGTCAAATGACTTACCAATGCTGCACAGGGAGTCAGTAACTAAGCAGCTGAGATTAGAACCCACGATCCCAGCTTCTTATCCATTGCTCTATCAGCTAGGGTGCATTTCCTCTTCCAGGTCATTTTACAAGCtgatagcctgattttcagaggtgccgagTACTTCCAGCTCCTGTTgactcaatgggagctgcggatgGCCCACATCTTGGGAATTTCAGCATGAATATATTTTAGGGACATATTTTTGTAACGGACCACTCAGTGCAACAAAACCAAGTCTGCTCATGACAGGACTATAGGCTGGGAACTTGCTGCTCTATTTAATTGTACCAtaactcactcactctctctctctgtgtaactCCTACAGAAATTGAACCACGACTACCGCACTGTATTCTGGCTAACCCAGTCAACCCAGTCATGACTGCTTTACTACATGTATCAAAGTAAAATAGTTATTTCTCCCCGTGTACACTGGTTTATATGCCACCCAAACAGCTCAAAGCAGCCTGTAGTTCAAGACTCTTAGCTGATGCTGGGCTTTCATTTAGCAGCATCCACCTTTTACCATTGCTAATTGGTTAGAGGACTGTGGCACAATACCCAGGCCCGCCATCACCTCCCAGATGGATTATGGCAGTGTAGTTTACTTGGGCTTGAATCAGCCGTAAGAAAACTGCAACTAATGCAGAATGGAATGGCACAATTTCAGCAACAGACTACCAAAAGCACAGCGCCCTGGGGCTTCCCCGCATACACTGACGTCTCATAGAACCCTTCTTTGTTATTGTCCAAAGGGCTAAATGATCTGGGCTAAGGAGACTTAAAAGGCCAACTCTGTCTCCAGGATCTTTCAATTAGCCCAGCTCAGGGCTGGTGCCGGAGATGGGACCTTCTTGAGGCTGATCCAAGGCCGCAGAATTCACCCCCAGAGGAACCAAAAGTTACAACCTCACTCCACTCTGGCCTAAATGCCGTTGAGGGGGCACTGGCCTGGGGAGTCAGGAacttgggttctaatcctggttctACTATTGACCTCCAGTTgtaaccttgggtaagtcacttcacacCTCTGtgcctgttccccctccctccctttagCTCTCTTGGCTATTtatatattgtaagctctttgggggcagagattgtcttatTCTGCGTAtgtacagcaactagcacaaTAAGACCCTGTTCTTGGTGGGGGCTCTAATACTATTAGAcaaattatgaaatttttaacTTGACTTCTCCAACACCACCCACTTAGCacattaactttaaaaaagtACTATACATGCATTTTTCCCCATGAAGACGAACAGAAATGGAGAGGAAACTCCAACTGACAGACGCTAGCCACTCTGTTTAATTTGCTGACTCTGGAAAGTGCTCGGGTATGTAGTGATGGGTGTTGTATGGAACCTAAGAGAATACAAACACAGAAGTAATAGGCTGTCACAAGCTTTCCCGTGCACAACTTACTTAGATTCATAACATTATAGAGGGATGAATTCAAGAACATGGATCTTTTCTTGCTCACAATAATGCAAAATAAAAGCATGCTCACTGTAAGGCTATACAATGCATATTATTACTTGCAGCTAACAAGACATGTAATAACCAAAATGCAGCATAAAAGTACCCGATGGTTAATCATGATGATGGGCCCGTTAACAGACATACAAACAAAACTGgtctaaaaataaataagggaATAGGACTATAAACACTAAAGATTACGCTTATTTGTTTCTGGTAGAATAAACACCTTGATAAGATTtaaacccccttcccccactgatTTGTTTATTCAATGTGGAAGCTCTGTGAAGCCTTCTTAACATTTTGGTGAATTTTATCCTAGGAATGTAATGAGAGTTGGGATAGGTGTCTTCTGAAGAGAGCGTACAACACAATACACAGCATGTGAAATTCAATACCAGAGGTGGTCACGAAATCAAATGATGTGTAGCTGGATTGAAAAAGGGGCTGGATAATTTCTTGTCCACCGATATTTTCAGCTATTCATTCAGGGTGCAATTTGCCCTAGAGTAACAGGAATGCACAAAGTCCCATTTAAGATCTCAACATTAGGTTTAAGTGGTGTGTAGGGCCACTCcgaaagggtgaatttcaccctctcaGTTGTACCCCCTACATGGGGGGAAACTGGAGAGGTACGTACAGCCATTACACCAGCTCTGAATCACATGTAACCCCTTACACTGGAGATATTCCCTAACAGCCAGATCCATCAGTTTATAGCCCCCATTTCGGCTGCTGGGGCCACTCTGTTGGTACCAGGTAGGGCCTTTAAAGCTGCTATTAACAGGCTACTGAGGATTCCTGAGCTAGCCCTCCCTGGTGTGCAAGCCCCATTACATAATGGATAGAATCATCAGGATGCTCTGACAGAGCTCTGGTGCACTTTAGGATTAAGCTTTTGATACCTACCAAAAATGGGACTAAGAAAAAGATGACTTTTGACATTGTCATATTTATAAATCTGCAAAAAACCTTGGAGAATGAGCTCATGCACCCCAAAGGAATGTCTAGTAaatgaactgaaacaaaaaaataaaaatcaagacatCTATCCCACTCCAAGTTTGAAGGATACACAATTCTCTTGTGTTTAGTGGGGGCAAAAAATGAATGGTCCTTAAAGGCTGAAAGGACACACAAAATACATACATTCCTTTCTATGTATGTTTTCATATACAGTAGAACCGCAGAGTTACGAACcaaccagtcaaccacacacctcatttggaactggaagtacacaatcaggccacagcagagacactccccccacccccgcaaaaaaaagcaaatacagtacagtattgtgttaaatgtgaactactaaaaaataaagggaaagcagcatttttcttctgcatagtaaagtttaaaagctgtattaagtcaatgttcaattgtaaacagccataatgttttgttcagagttaggaacaacctccattcctgaagtatttgtaactctgagggGTTTTATTGTCCCACCTATTTTTGTAGTACCTGAATGTCTATAGATCTGAAGATCAAAAGAGGAGGGCTACATCTCAGATCTAACGAAAATTCACTTTTGCAAAAGTAATctggaatgaaaaataaaatgggaaatTTCAATAAAATATGGAAATGAGAGACGACCAAATATTTAAGGAAGATTCATCcaggaacaaaacaaaagtgATAGCAAATTACTAATCCTTTCTGTACTTTATGGTTAAAGAGAAAAATTATACATTAAAAATTTcccataaacattttaaaaccattaACAGCTGTTTGTCTGAACATTTAAGATGTCTTTACTGCCAAGTACTATGTTATAATCAAATTAGACCACTAGCTTTAAAACAAGGCCTCACAATGGGAAAAGATGATACACAAAATATAGCAGTAGAAACTGGCGTTAATATGCAAAGCCTTCATTTCAGAACAAACACATGAAATGTATCTTAGAAGACACACCGGACTTTCCCAGCCAGCATGGGATTGTGGGACAGAGTCAGGTCAGGTCATATCACCTGGTCTGTCTGTGAAGTCAGTCAGCCAGCCAATGGGGCAGCTTCACTGAGGGGAACTCTCACTGAGTAATCAAGGTGTTTGCAACAGCTTCCTGAATTGGCTGGCTGGGGCAGTTGACAAAAGGATGTTAGAGATAGGAGGAGAGCTAATCCACAGCCCTGCCAGGGCAGCATTGTTCCCTACACTACTAGTCCTAGTCTATAGGACTAACTTCTACTCCTGCTAGTCTAGAAGATGATAGTAGTTAAAGAGGTGGAAAAGACCAACTAGCTCACTAGTTCCATAGAAGGATAGACTATAGTGCCAGAGTATGTATTAAATATTAAGCTGATACCTCTCACTTCATTTTACCAACATGTCAGGTATATTCTCTCAGTAAGAGGGAAGAGCTTAATGTTTTCATTGTCTGAGTCCAGATATTTCAGCCACCTTCATTTTTGCATCCATGTTTAGATCATAAAGCGATGGTTATATATATCCACAGGGTAGTCAATTACGTAAATGAGATGCAATGGTAAATGTAAAATTGCTTATCCAGGAGAAAGGAGCTGCTTTGAAGAGCACGTTCTATTTACTGTCACCTCTTTTAGCAATGGCAATGCCTGTACTCTCTTGAAAAAGATCCGATTTCATTTTGGAATGCAGATTATACTATTTCGCACTTTCCCCTTTGGAAAATGTTGTGTGTGAATTCTgtgtttgtgaaaggtgccagactgagaGCCTTACAGAGCGAAGGATACAATCACAGAACAGGCAAGATACAATGGCAATGGAAGCTTCTACCAAAGCATCGAAAGCAGGAGAGCAGTGACCAATTAATTGTTGATCTCACTGCTGAAAAAGATTCCAAGATGCCAGATTGTGGTGAACAGTCAACGGGAAAGTGGTCTGAGCACTAAATAAGCATTTGATGAGAAGTTTTAGTGCTAGTGTCAGAAGGACTGGAAATGAATAGGTAAATGGATCTATAGTCCCTAggcaacttttaaaaatctcaatctAATATCTAACGTAATGTGTAggatgcttttctaaacttgTTTCGCACTTCTTAATTTTCTTGGAGTGTGCCATGTAACTAACTATGcataagtaataaataaaaaatgttttcaatcaCTAAAAATTGCAAAACGTAATcaattatacattttaaagtgtCACATCCTATTCAACTGAATAGTTATACAATTGCGAATGTAACCAACACTAACAGCATGTCTCTGCAGCATTCTAGTGTCTAGACCACACTAGGCATCAAGCTACAGTGCACATTATGCCACATACAAAATGCCTTTAAAAGTATTTGCTCATCCACAATTTGCAATTAGTTTTTATGCATAACACAATGTTCAAGAAGAAAACCACCATAAAAAACATAGCCTCACTGGGACTGAACTTTAGCACAGATTGGCCCTGCTTTCCTTACaatttttaaatggttaaaaaaTGTGAATACTACTAGAGCGAGCAGCCTGAATATTTTAAACATGTTAAAAAGGTGAAGTGTTTCACAGGGTTTTCTGCAGAACTATGCCAATTGCTCCTGACTGGCACCCCTGGTATGGGTAGCACAATGCCTCCAAAATAAATACTTGTAGTGTGGCATTTACTTCCATACCAGGAAGTAAACAGAGTTATCCGAGAATCTCATTCAAATAAATAAAGGTATTTATTTGAATAGGCAGTCATGTAATAGACTTCAGTTTTGGATATTTCCTATTATTCAATGGCAAGTCTGTGTACACAGTGAAAGGAATCATGGGAGAATATCACATGGTATCTTGTTCTATGTTTTCATGTACTGTAAAACATTAACTTGTTCCTGCAGTGTTAATGATGGATATTCTAAAATGTCTGTGAATAAAGATTAACTTAATACAGTTACAGTCAGAACCACGATAAACTAAACTAAGTGTCATGCTAATGTAGGCAGGTCTTAAGTTGGTAAATTGTAACAGCTATGCTATTGGAAGATTTTAGCCTGGATATCAGGCATGTCATAATTCCTCCTTGCTTTGGAATGCAATATTCTAAAAATCCAAATTGTTCAATAAGCCTTAAAATTTATTTCTGTGATAAACAATTTCAGAAATTAGGAATACAATCAGGGTATAAACTTTAAGTATTGTGTACATGGAATATTTTATTTAcctcttacaaaaaaaaatctaaagatcACTGAGTATTACGTAAGTCTAATGCCCTTGCATTTGTAGTGGTATTATTTCAAGGTATTAATTTTAcccaaaccaacaacaacaacaaaaccccctGAAGGATTTATGTGTATTTGCTCTGCTGAGCTCTATGTTATTATATAAAGGATGCAAGCTTACTTAAATTCCTTCTAGATGTTTTTCTCATAGTCCACATTTAGGTACAAAAAGCAAGTTTTtcacaagtttttaaaaagtttactttATTGGTTACAGTTATATAAAATGTACCACGGTAGTCCCATCTAGCTGGTCATTAAGTGCTTGCAACGGCTGAGAGATCTTATGCATCTGAGAGATATCCAAGGTTTATTTCatgctggaggaaaaacaaaacaaaacctctcttcATTTGCTTGCCTGCACTTTAAATATATCCAACAAGGCTAAAATGTTTAAAAGCAAGGACAACCCCATTTGTATGTCAAAttgtaatttttaatattttcattagaaTAGTCTTTATATCACTCTccaacaaaagaaaatataactAACAGCAAACTTTAATACAGGCACACTCTCCAGATtaacaacccaaaacaaaaacaaaaagaaattaatGTAAAATGTAAATCACATATAATACAATTGAAGTGtccaaaacaatttaaataattttaaatattttattttttttaaacttgctacaAATGCTTTATACAATATTTCAACATAAAGTCCCCATAACAGAAATGTAACAAAATGGGAATGATAGTGAAAGTGAAAGTGGCACAAATTCACCAAACAAGTATTAAACTACAAATTTTAAGAGGTAGATTACTTGTTAAgtcaaggggggaggggagaggagggggaaggggaagagggagggtgcATAATGAAACTAGCTGCTTTCCATCAACTGAGTCATTAATCCGGCAGGGTGTATAAATGCACGAGAAATGATATTTCCATGAAAAGCTCTTTATGAGCAGTAGGTCAATTTGTTGCGTTTAAGTTATTAGATGAGGTGTCAGACCTTTTACAGTAATTTTATTATACATTTATCTTTCAAAATATACACCTACACAGCCCCGTTTCTGGcctgtttattaataaaatagTACACGGTGTCCAATTATATGGAATTCAGAAATTGGTGCCAGTATTTCATTTCTATAGGAAGAAAGTTTTATTTGCATGTATAAATAGGAGATTGGGAAATTCATAAAATGTCCATACCTGGTTTTTCCCACATCTATGCAGGGCATCTAaaagacttaaaaacaaaaaagtgggggtggaaggagaaaaggagaaaattcTGTCCTCTCTACtagttaatttaaaagaaaagcttCAGGAGACTCAATACATGACAAAAATACTTTGAGTGCAGCAACATTTGTCGTCCCTGACTCTACAACGAACTATTGATAAAAGAGGAACCTGCTTTGCAAAGTTTAAGCTGAAATGTCTTTTTGCATGCCATTCACCAAGATATGGGCAAAACCAGAAATCTGAGCTATCAGTTCAGTAGCAGCAGATTCTGTTCAGTTTAGCCCATATTGTTTccttcttttatttattattaatagtacCCTTCTCTTTGTATCTAAAACATCCTGTAGCCCAGCATGTGTATCAGGCACCAATGAAGAAAACATATGCCTGACACTAAACATCAGAGCAAGAAGCCTGCAGGCAATCAGCTGCATTTTATGATTGTGAGTCAGTTTCAGCTGGTTTCACAAGCTTGGTGGATTTCACATCCATTGTCGTAGTGCTTATCCTAAATTGAGCATTTagggaattttgttttgtttttacaggaGGTTCCtagaaaataagaaacaaaaactGAAGATAAATGACAAAAATAATAGTATAAGCTGCTTATGAACTGAATATGCTTCCAAAGAAAACACAAACCAAAGTGTGAGAAGTAGACTTGAAGACAAACAATTGCTTAGTGAAGCAGATGGTTTTGAAAAATACTTAATTAAGATTTCCTggaaaaaacaaatgtttgcaTGCAGAACAGAATCAAAGTTTGCCGACTGATGCCTGGTGTGTATGGCATCAATTAACGTATTAGGGCAAGAAACCCTTGATTCTTGACATAAATATCAAGGATAAGCAGGCAAATAAAATCCAGGTTTATGAATTTAAATGGCATATTcctaaaacaaaacagcaaactTCCTTTTTAGCTGAACTATCCTTAAGACCAGCCAACAATGCAAGCTGCAACTGGAAATGTATAATATTTGAGACAGAATGTCAAAGCTGTCTCTATGTAAATCCTTATTCATGCCGTGAACACTTTGAAACAACTTCTGTGCGTGCAAAGGATCACTTTTTTTCAATGTGATCTATTATTAAATAGCTAATCAAGATATACATCTCTGGCTCCAAATTCTACTGATTTCCAGTATAATGTCTCATGCAAAATCCTTGGTTACTAACAACAGTTTTACAGACAGCTCTGCAAGACAGCAACTGATTTTGAGGCAAGTACTGTAATACAGAGACATTGATGTTGTGAGATAATTAGGGCTAGCTGGTTTCTCTTGCTCTTTGAAGACATTTTTCTGTATTACTGGCTGACAAAAATTCAAAACCTtttttctgcttctctttcttgtgtgtgtgtgtgtgtgtgtgtattgattTTGTTTATAGTTCAAAGTAACTGGAGTCTATTTCCCCTTTAGCCCACTGGAATAATGCGCCTGTGTTGAAACCTGTACTTTTAGACAAAGTATTTCCTCCAAAGGATCATTAAAAATGAAAGGCCTGCATTATTGTTTAATCACAAGCACTGTACTGCAaccagaacaacaacaacagacagcTTCTCCCCTATATGAGTTTTGGAACAGTTAATTTGGCAAGAAAAAATATAAGATCAGGCAGTTAAATCTGTCCATCACATCTGATGTTTACTATAAATCACTCAAAGAGGGAGGTACTGCTAAAAGAATTGAAGAAGTATTGAGCAGGAAAACTCAGTGGCCTTGAGGTTGTAAATATTCCACCACATTATCCATTCCAGGATGGAAGGGGCTCAACAGCATTAAAGGACAGGAGATCTCCCAAACTATGGATATCCCTAGACACACAAGAATTCCCAATTATCTCAGAAGCACCTATGCAGAGGGCTAGACCCTTGTGCAATATGCCTAGGACCTATGTTCCCAATATGCCGTGGAGTCCCTAAGTCATCACATTGACCTTGAATCCCCGTCAATACCCACGTCACAACTCCTTTGGAGGGATTGAGAGGTTTGGACCAGGAAGCCAAAAGAATTTCTACCCAGGATTTCTCCATTGGTTTGCTGGCAGAAAATGCTGTGTAGAGTTGGGAAGCCTGAGTTAGCCATTCTCCCAAAAATTTTCTGAGAGGTTTCTGCTATGCTTTGCGGAGGATAAGGGAGATAATGCTTCTGCTCAGGCTCAACTTGCTGACAAATTTTGGGCCTGATGAGAGGGTTTTCCATTCGTATTGGTAGCTAAAAGTGGAGTAGAGCATTTTGCCCTTAATTATATACTGGGGCAAGTAGTTAACAGATTTTGACCAATAACTGTATTATTACTatctctgtatttattttttcattatattCTTGTATTAGTCCATCTGTTATGAAGGCAATACTTAAACAATAGCTGAACCAAAATATTTAGGTAAATAGTTGAGGAATTCAGTCATGATTCTGAACATACAGAACCACTATGTATTAAATCAATGATTACTGTGTTTGACTGCACATTATATGCTGTAGAAAGGTCATGTTATCCAATGACATACAAATGTTGTTAAATATGTTTGCCAGGCTTTCCAATTCGGTTTGCTCCATCTCTCTGTGGATGATATTTCATGATGTGATTTGACAAAATACAGAGAGAATGAAGTATGTGCAATGTAGCTCAGCATGACTGAGCAACAGATCCTGCTGCAAGTTTTGCAAAGCTCAACATTCTTTACCTTAAATTTGAGAAAAATTCTACGAAGACCAGGGAACTGGAAAGCCCACATGCAACGTGTTGCTGTTTTAGTCAAACTTGAAGCTAAAAGCTTACCTGAAGTCTTTTAGTTCTTGTTTTGTACTGCTCTCTTCTCTGTTTTCTATTGTGTCTGCATTAGCTGCCTGCTGTAAGCTCCGAGTGATAGGTCCTCCAACCCTCTCTCTAGATTTTACACTGAACCTATCTGCCTTTTTCTTGTTTGCCATGGCAGACTTACTTGGCAAAACAGCTTTATTCTTTTGTATTCTGACATGCAGTTTCCGGGATGTTTTGCTTGAGATTCCAGAATTATTCTTGGCCACCACtttagttttttttccctcaatgTGAGTCATTTTGTCCACTCTTACAGGGCTGGAGTTCCTTAACACTGAAGAGGGACTTGGCTTTTTGGATCTAATTGGAGGtataaattttacattttgctttgatttgaAGGATGCAGTAGGCAGCTGAATCTGCACAGGTCCTGAGGTTCGTGCTCTCGTCTTGCCCAAGTGAGCCTGCATACTCTGCATTTTGATCTCCGCATCTGCCGTCCGTCTGCGCTGGTTGTTGCCTTTATCGCCACTTGCAGATGAGAAGCTCCCACTTTTTTTGGATGCATTTTTTTTAGAGGAAGGGGAGATGGGTTTTTTGGGACAGCTGTAAGATGCATGTTTGTTCAAACTTCCAATGTAAGTGAATTCTCTATTACAGTACGGGCAGATGTGAGAGTCTGACTCCGATACACTGTTTTTCAAGTCTGCCTTCTGCtgtgcagatttatttttttgcaagATGGCTTTCTGGACAAGCTGATTTTTCTTCTTCAATGCACTTAGTTTTAGCTTATTAGAAGACATTTTGCTAATCTCAACATTGAAATTAAGTCTTTTAGGTTGTCCCATTCGTCTGAAGGTATTTTTTCCAGTGCCAGCTATAATGACCATGCCATTTTTAGGCTGCACAGTCTGCTTCAGTGGTACTGGATTTTTTTTGGGCGTGTATCTCTTTTTGTCACTGGCAGAGGCACATGCCAAGATGTGTTTGTGTAATTCAGGCATGTTATCAACGCTTTTCCCACATTTTGTACAACGAATGGCAGTAGTAAAGGTCTGTGGAATATTATGGGTAGTGAAATTTGTAGCAGTGGCTCCAATACCCATAGGATTTCGGTGGTGATACTGAAATGGAGGTGGTTTAAAGCTCGGATAGTGTTGATTGAGGCCCAAACGAACATCTGGATCTTTTGACTTTACTCCAGAAGCCATTATTTTTATGGTAGTATAAAGCTCTTCAGAGGAGTCATTTAgatcttcttcctcctcttcttttgaGGGTTCTAAGGAAACTTCTGGTAGGCTTTGCATATGTTCTACATTTGCCTTACTGGGATCTGTAAAATTCTGGGGTCTTAGAGTCCCACTTTCAAACTCATGATGTGTGCATTCTTTGTCTGGATGGAGATCTCGCTGATGTTGTTGCAAATTGCACAAAAAGGCAAATTCCTTTTTACAGACTGAGCATACAAAGATATTTCCTACTCCATGAAGCAAAAAGCGATGTTCTGACAAGTCAGTTTTCTCTCTAAATAGCTGTACGCAGAATTCACATTTGAAGGGCCATTCTTCAGCATGAACAGATAAATGCTTAGTTAGGTCTTTAATAGAAAGAAAAGGTGATTCACAGACATTGCACACAAAGCTTTTACTGAACGTTTCCTGAACTACATCTGTTTCACTTGAAGTCTCTCGATCGCCTCTTGGCTTCAGGTGCTCACTTTCCATTTCCTCTTGTTTAAAAGCTATTATGGGGAGAGTACTTTCCAGATTATCAGCAGGGGAAACAACTGAAGAAACTACTgaaagaggagggggagaaggagatgaggaagaggaagaggaagaagaggaggaagaagaggaggaggaggacgacgacgaggacgaggagaaagaagaggaagatgaggaCGACGAGGAGGACGAGGACGACGAGGAGAGGTTTGGAGGACCAGGTGAAGCAGTAGTAAAAAGTTCAACAGAAGGAACAGGGGATGGAGAAGGAGATACTGTAGGTGAAAGGATTGGAAGTGGGGACTGTGTAGCAGTGTCACAGAGTGGTGATGGGCACAGACTGGGAGTGACACTGGCAGAGGCATCTGGAAGTGGTAAAGGAATAGTAGGAAGGAGTGGAGGGGGTGGCATAGCAAGTGTTAACAGAGGAGGACagggtggtggggaggaaggatttGTTGGCGTTAGAAGAGGGGGCAACTGACATGAGGAGGATATAGCAGATGTTTTAGGCAAAGGGGAAGCAGAGGAACAATGAGAAGGGGACTCAACAGTAGGTGCTGACAGACCACGATCAACTTCAGTTTCTGGCTGGGGTACTGCTGATTTACATGGACTTGGGCTTCTATTCAAAGTCAAATCTGGTGTGCTTTCAGTAGCTACATCCGTTCCGTTATATTCATTCAGCAGAACTTTTTGTAACATGCATGTGGTTGGTTTCTTCTTTTTAATACCACTACATGCTGGCTGCACTGAATTATTTTCTTTGTATTCCTTAACTTCAGTGTCACTATATGGCTTCTTATTCACACTTAGATCCAACACTGATTCCCAAGGAACCTGAGTCTTGCTTTTGACATCAGACCTTTGTTTTACACCACTAGATAAATCCAATGGCTGCTGGTTGCACACACTACCAAAAGTTGGAGTTGTTGTCCATTCCTTAGATATTTTATAGTCTTCAAAGCACAGAGGACTCATAGTCTGtctttcctccctcccacatAAGCTCCATGCAGGTGAGTTGCTGTGACTTTCTAATTTTGGCATCTTTGAACCTAGAACTGTATCATTCCACATGGTTTTTCCATCACCTTGTTTGCTGAAGTCTCGAAGCGCAGGACTGTGCTGTGGAgaactgggaggagagctggTTCTCCTTTTAAACCTACTAGATACTGAAGGCAAAATGGGTGAAGATGTAGCAGAAGGACCTAATTTAGGGATttcagttgct includes:
- the PRDM2 gene encoding PR domain zinc finger protein 2 isoform X4; amino-acid sequence: MNQNTTESAGAAETLADVPEHVLKGLPEEVRLFPSAVDKTRLGVWATKSILKGKKFGPFVGDKKKRSQVKSNVYMWEVYYPNLGWMCVDATDPRKGNWLRYVNWALSGKEQNLFPLEINRTIYYKTLKPIEPGDELLVWYNGEDNPEIAAAIEEERATHRSKKNSPKAKKGKKKECKNKGRKAIDTKQRETDLDFTSTDMRESKKDYKEEDEKPSVSAVLSLEQTAVIQEMVNQDVLPKLMIPSPTSEPRTMPEDKPGAITCGSDDLEEEEEEDEEEEEEEEEDEEEEEDEEEVEDANLPEESPGKELTAVCEEKLDSMEEQNSISEESPENSPKKTPVVKIPKAKGVSNGDLQETFMFPCQHCERKFTTKQGLERHMHIHISSVNHAFKCRYCGKAFGTQINRRRHERRHEAGPKRKPFLTLTSAPQSDVADGQTFADDVLKDEVNVSNLVQNFTVLDSEKVSQEMSNSTFVEENKEPKELHPCKYCKKVFGTHTNMRRHQRRVHERHLIPKGVRRKGFILEEPQLQTEQAQPAQSVYIASTELEEDGEADDIYIMDISSNISENLNYYIDGKIQSNSSTTNCDVIEMESNPADLYGINCLLSPVTVEISQNLKSTQTHMTDLPKEPSSGGSNESKKRRTASPPLLPKIKTEIDPEPITASCSLSLPLSISTAESLPFHKEKSVYLSSKLKQLLQTQDSNKITPAAAAATEIPKLGPSATSSPILPSVSSRFKRRTSSPPSSPQHSPALRDFSKQGDGKTMWNDTVLGSKMPKLESHSNSPAWSLCGREERQTMSPLCFEDYKISKEWTTTPTFGSVCNQQPLDLSSGVKQRSDVKSKTQVPWESVLDLSVNKKPYSDTEVKEYKENNSVQPACSGIKKKKPTTCMLQKVLLNEYNGTDVATESTPDLTLNRSPSPCKSAVPQPETEVDRGLSAPTVESPSHCSSASPLPKTSAISSSCQLPPLLTPTNPSSPPPCPPLLTLAMPPPPLLPTIPLPLPDASASVTPSLCPSPLCDTATQSPLPILSPTVSPSPSPVPSVELFTTASPGPPNLSSSSSSSSSSSSSSSFSSSSSSSSSSSSSSSSSSSSSSSPSPPPLSVVSSVVSPADNLESTLPIIAFKQEEMESEHLKPRGDRETSSETDVVQETFSKSFVCNVCESPFLSIKDLTKHLSVHAEEWPFKCEFCVQLFREKTDLSEHRFLLHGVGNIFVCSVCKKEFAFLCNLQQHQRDLHPDKECTHHEFESGTLRPQNFTDPSKANVEHMQSLPEVSLEPSKEEEEEDLNDSSEELYTTIKIMASGVKSKDPDVRLGLNQHYPSFKPPPFQYHHRNPMGIGATATNFTTHNIPQTFTTAIRCTKCGKSVDNMPELHKHILACASASDKKRYTPKKNPVPLKQTVQPKNGMVIIAGTGKNTFRRMGQPKRLNFNVEISKMSSNKLKLSALKKKNQLVQKAILQKNKSAQQKADLKNSVSESDSHICPYCNREFTYIGSLNKHASYSCPKKPISPSSKKNASKKSGSFSSASGDKGNNQRRRTADAEIKMQSMQAHLGKTRARTSGPVQIQLPTASFKSKQNVKFIPPIRSKKPSPSSVLRNSSPVRVDKMTHIEGKKTKVVAKNNSGISSKTSRKLHVRIQKNKAVLPSKSAMANKKKADRFSVKSRERVGGPITRSLQQAANADTIENREESSTKQELKDFSMK